The Vitis vinifera cultivar Pinot Noir 40024 chromosome 7, ASM3070453v1 genomic interval ATACCtttcattcttaaaaaaaaaatttctataccAACAACAAAAGCCCAAGTACTGAAATTCATTATTCTCAGTGCCGAAAATGCAGCtaaagttattaaaattattgcaGCCAAACAAGATTACAATGGCTGGCTTGTGCATCGATGCTTCATTATTTTGGTGTCCCTAGACTTTTCCTAGTTGTTTTTGGCTACCATTATCCTCTTAGACACAAATGCAGGCTAGTCCTCCACCCTCCTCAGATCATGATCATCAATCCATCAGATCCCATAAAAGTAATTGAGTCTGCATCAATGctgttgaaattaaaattgacaTCCAACCGAAGAGTGGTTCACTAGAAAACCAAAATCAGCAAACAGAACAAATTCAGAACATTCAGAGCCAAAATATCCAAAGCTTTCATGTGAATAAGCACCAAACTCAAAACTAATCATAAATTTCCTCTTCACCCACAAAAGCTACCTGAATTCAAAAATAACCAAGTCGTTCATTATATCTATAGATAGAAACACCAAGCTGACaacatcaaatttcaaaataatcataatttggCTGATTACCCATATAGCTATATTGAGTCGGAAACTAATCTTGCTATACAttaatattatcaaacataAATAGCAAAGTTGAACaaacagaaagaaaaacaatgatTATATATCAGCAACATGAAGGCAATAACATCAGATCAATCATCATTTTCCTAATTCTTCTGATTGTCCcataattaatgaaaacaattaTCCGTAAGCCATAATTTCATAATCATTAATTACAAAACATACCATTTTGCAGCACTAAAATTTGCACATAACTCAACAAATCGAGAAACCAACAtacattgaaaacaaaaaccctTAACCACTCCAATTATGCAGTTTTCAATTGTTTACAGGAACGTCGCTATCATAACATAGAAACAAGTGGAGAAAAATTACCAAAGACATTGGTATTAAAGGTGTTCTCTATCGCAGAGAGAGGAATTTCAGCGAGAGGCCCAACGCATTGGATCCCAGCGTTGTTAACCAGAACATCGATCCGCCCAAATTTCTCAAGCACACTCGAAAACACATGGTGGACGCTCTCCTCTGACAAAACGTCCAGCTCCTGGAGAAAAAACCTAGAATCGTGGTCTAGATCCGCCATCGACGGCAGCGACCGACTCGTCGCCACCACCAGACACTTCTCCTCCGCGAAGGCGCGTGCGAGTGCGTGACCAATGCCGCCCTCGGAGCAGCCGGTGATGAGAACCACCTGGCGATCGTAGTATTCCATTTGGGAAGACTTGAGTGATGTGCGGGAAGGAAAAAGTGGGAGAAGAATTCAAGTGAGAAAAAGCATGTGGATTGTGGACACGGTTGTTTTGATCTTGTTGGAGTATGTCGTTGgttttaaagtgtttttgacGTGTCCATTTTTGTCCGCGTGTGCATGGCCCATGGCGCAATGTACTTGCATTTAATATAAAACTTCCAACCGTTCAATAAATGGCCTGTTTGGAGAGTTTTGGGCCGAAATagcccttaaaaaaaaatgtaggttTAACCCTTTACAAATCTTATGAAATTAATCTCTTTATTGCCACGAGCCATCAAAATTGGTAATTAaggttttagttaatttttttctttaaaatttaattaaaaatattaaattataaattattattgaaattaaaaatataaactttaataataaaaaatttatatatttaaatctaaagatctagtattatttcaatacataaattgataaatataataataaataaatattttatttatcaataaattaataattttaaaataataaagttatatgaaatataaataagatataaaattatataatttattaattaaagatatttaatttattatatttttaagatattaatttatttgtattttgataaatttaattttattgaaataatagtatacttttaagtttctatgtataaattttttattatgttaaagcatatgtttataattttacgtaaaaaaaaaggattattaTTTATACAAGCAATATATTCGccttcaaaaaattaactaaaataatcGACAATTATGAtttcagttaaaaaataaagcttCAATTGACCTCAATTAAAACATGAAGCCTCAATTTGGTAATCGAGGCTTTCACcgatatttagaaaaaaaaaaaattttatgacGAGACTCCTACATGGTAATAAAAGGGCTATTTTAAACATAAGTTTTACAAATAGattaaactttttatatatatatattttataaaaggattATTTTGCTCTCGAAACTCTTGTTCTTTCAAGGAATATATACATGGTAATAAAAGGgttattttaaacataaattttacaaatagattaaactttatatatatattttataaaaggattATTTTGCTTCCGAAACTCTTGTTCTTTCAAGGAGACGACCGTGtttgttatattaaaaaataggtttaataataatatatatatttttaataaaaatcttaaaattgtGCGATTTTTAAGAGCAAAATTTgtaggtattttattttttaagactaTTATgacaagttttcaaaaatagtttctaaGAGGACCAAATTTTATTAGgaactaaaatgaaaaatagtttttaaaatttatttttaaatagggTATCTGTATCCttataccaaaaaaaaactttcaggatacttttcatattttcaattattacttagacattttataaataaataaaaaaaatcattgaagaTATCTcaactttattattataaaatttaatatgttttcataacaaattcccaaatattttttttatcaaaggtttaattaaaaagttttttgaGTAGGAAAATAGTTTCCAAAAAGGTcatgaagtttttatttatagattttatttatttttaaaagaattattctcaaaaacccattttttttttaaattgtaaaaaaaatcccaaGTTTCTTTACATTGACAAtcggatttatttatttattttttaaataaatatataggtCAAAGACATTGAACTAGAATGCCCGTTGATCCTTTGCTCATGTGCTTTAAGGGACCCCATTAATCCATGAAAAGTACTTCTTCACAAATCTTTGGATTTTCTCAACAATTCTTTTTTCCTGATGAATATCATCACCGAGGCTTTCTCCCTCTCTGATCAAACCTGAAGAAACTTTTGCCCATGTCTTTCCTGCTTGATGCTTCTTCTCATTGATGCATTCATTTGTTGAGAAGTTCAAGACAGCATATGTTGTAAATCAGCTGCACCATTTGGTTGAAGATATTACTCAAATACAGATCTGTTAGGTGCCAAAAGGCCTTATAAATTAAACCCCTCAATAGATGCCCCTACTGCATTCCATGTATTCTTTATGGGCTTCACTATTACTAATTCCATTTTCTATACTAATTATTGGAAATATGATCTCCGGATTCATCTGCTCATCTTCCCCGCCTTCTTTATTTATCTCAGTTCCTTCTTCGGGTTCAGACCTAGGCTGATTGCTGCTGTTCCTGTCCAGGGTCTCTCCGGTATGCACCAGCAGTTCCACCAGACAAAAAACACCTGATTCGTTTAGGCTCCAAGTGTTGAAGTCTGAGGGCTGCAGTGTTGCTGACTTGCCGGCCGCTTCCCTCAGCAGGTGGGAGGAGCCGGAGGTCGTCACCCAAGCCAACTCTAGGGCTTCAATGATATTGGTGAACACGGAGATCTTCGGGTAAGCCTCCGGTATGTCGACTGGACGCCTGGGATTTTTGGCGTCTGCCCTCATCTCATGAATATCAGTGTGTGTGGACTGTAGGATGCCAGCAAGGATGGCTTTCATCACCACCTGAGCGGTCCCTGAAGCCCGACACACCCTCAACAACTCCGAGCTCTGGTCGCCGACTGCCGTGGGAGATAATCCGATGAAGTGCCCGGATTGCAGAAGCTTTGAATCTAAAGTACTTCGTATTTGGTCCCGTGCTCTCATCCAGAAATCCGGATCATTTTCTGAAGCCCCCATGGCTGTTACAAAACACAGAAATGAACACTTTGAGATGAACGACGACGGTTTCGTTTCGTTTTGTCTTATTTCCCTCACGCTTTCCTACAACTCTTAACCGCTGATATAGGGCAACTTTTGCATTTGGATGAAAATGCCCATGTTTTGTCCCGCACGTCACGTGTTGAGGAGCCCAAAAGTATATACCCTCCGTTATCATTAATCCAACACACCCATGACCCATCTagacaattttttctttctttctttttttaggcctgtaatttgtatttttcatagattttttttattttcatttgaaatttgCACTTGAAACtctgaaattaattaaaaaaaattatagggaTTAAATGGTATTATATTGACGAAAATGCCCTCAGCTGACAGACAAATAATCCCAAATGAAACcgccaacaaaaaaaaaaaaaaccctgttTACCACTTTGAATGTGACTAAAATCTGCATAGTCACAAAACCTCATGAACAGAACCTCAAGAAAGACCATTCTCTGCTCCGGGCAACTCCGTGGGAACCGGAGGGCGTAGAGCAGCCCCGGGACTGCCATAAGGAAGCTCCGGACACCGATCCGAAACACCGGTGCATCCCTGGCCAGTGGCCAGTGAATACATTCCACAGTGCATGCTGCCACCACAATGGGGCTGAAGGAATGCTTCACCAGCTTCATCATGAACTCGCCGCGGCGGAGGAATCTAAGCACTCGGCTGTCCTGGTATTCCAACAGCATCAGGTCAGCAATGTTCACCCTCAATGCCTGTATCAGTTGCCCACATGGGAACTGCAGGCATCTTTCCTCAAAACTTAAGATTGCCCTAGAATTAGGGTTTGATGACTTTGGAGGAAGCAGCGAAGCTCTCGGCATGATGTTATGAATCAAAAATGGTAAAGCAACATTGAGGATGATTCCGAGGAGGAGAGAGATTGAGGTGCAATGGGTTGGGTCGGAAGTAGAGAGTACTAAATAGAGGGAGGAGTCGGTGCAGCGTGGCATTGTTGTTTCAGAGGATTGCCACATTGCATCAAAGGAGGGAAAATGTGGCAATGGCTGGGAGCTGGAGTTATGCATGGATTTAATTGCATTTTGGACTTTTCTTCAGTTCATCTTCCCTCACAGCTAATCATCCATTTGCCATCTTACTTTATGCTTTCTCCTTGAGTTCATCCCCACCATCTCAAAGACAAAAAGGGAAAACCCTAATTAAGCTCCTGGCCCCACGAGTGATGGGccaaagaaatggagaagagaTTTAAGTATTCCTACTATGCAATAATACTGAGTAATTTGTTATCTATACTATTACTTTTGTAGCTATCTATAGATATGTAGCAATATAGTTATTATTCATGAagtatttatatttgtttttaatcattgtTATGGTTAATTGATGTTTATCATTTATCCTTTGGCTGCCAACAGcccaaagacaaaaataaaaccctaattcAGCCCCTGGCTCCACTGGTGATGATCAAAAGAAATGCAGAGACatataagaaattaataagCTTTTATTCTAATCAGTGATTAGTACTAATTTTTGTCATTTGtgttctttattatatatatatttttttctagtttGATTGATCATTTATGAAGTACATGTTTAATTTGAGCTGACAACATCGCCAAAATCCAATGCCTTTTTCATacatcatcatatatatatatatatatatatatatttgtttttaatcgTCGTGACTGTTGATTAACTGAAATCTTTGTCGCTTACCGGTTTTCATATTCATGGAATCCGTTATTTAACTGATTTGTTGTCGTTTATCGCTCGTTATGCTTATTTTTAATCCTTAGTCCATACCGTTGCTTCTATTGGGTTTTAGTGGATGTTCAAGGCAGTGGTATTCCTTtgtttataattaattacaatagtAGTTTCCAccatcatttaattatttttccctATTCCACTTTCCATGCATGGAGCACCAGTGAATGGTTCATTAGATGATACAATTTGGACTTGATTAGGACATATATTCTTTAGTTTCTTCAATAGCTGGTGTAAAAAGTAATTAACTTCTCATCTTAACTGCAAATTATATGATCCCCGACTTAATTACTTGAtggatagatagatagatagatagataagaCCAACTGGTTTTGATTTGGCTTCATGCAAATATGACAAGATTAATGCTTACACAATCCATGAACCTTGAAACCCAACTTGCGGTCCGAGTAGGAACTAGTATATATTAAAGTATACTGAAAAAATTTCAACTCGTTAAACAACTAGATTTGATGGTTGGGTGCTAGAGGGTTGGTGCTTGTTCAATGGTTTGTATCTTATATAAACAACCAATTAATATTGCCTTTATATTTTGAATGTCTCTAatatatactatatatatatatatatgatttgtaTGATTATGTGTTGGTTAATTTATATAATCTTGACATTGGTCATTTCTTAATTTCTATACTCATTATTATGCTTCATCTATTGATATATGACTCCATTAATATTTGTCAAACCATACTTACAAGTGCTACCAAATATGCTAAAATGGATATATATTTCCTTCCCAAGTTGTCTCCATGTGGCTCGTCTgctttctcaaaattttatgtttcttttctgtttttcctatttttgttttccaatttaaaggaaaaaaataggaaaagatTCTGATTGTTCACATAGACAATCTAACCAGTTCATGTTGTACAGTGTGAACATCAATTGCACCTCTtggttgaaagaaaatatattaattattaattgaattaattggataatATTTGAAGATTTGACCTGCTGAAGAATGAAACGATTTGAGAAGATATATTATTTTGGGCAATGAATATGCAAACCACTAAAATTCTATCCAGTTAATTGATTGCAGGAGGAATTTGAAAGAAGATGTTCAGAGTCAATTAACACTTGAAAGCTCTTCTATCTATCATGCCTTGGTACAAGCGGAAATGAAGTTTACTGATTGTGTTCTGAAGTGCTTGCTTCTCCTTCCTCCGTCTGCCTCATCTCAATACCGGCCATGGGTTGAGGTCCAGGATTGGTGCCATTCCCGTTTTCTCTCCTTTCGACTATTCCTGTTTGATGGTTGGCGGGTCTCACCGGCAACTCTCCAGCGTAGATCAGTACACGGAGTAAACAAGCGAGTCCCGATCGGTTCAAGCACCAAACTTTGAATCCGACAGGATGCACTCCGCCGGGCCTGTTTTCTGCCCTTAGAAGGTGACCCTGGTCAGTTGCGATCACCCAAATGAACTGCAGGGCTTCGACTATATTGGTAAACACAACAATGGTCGGGTAAGACTCTGGGCCGTTAGCCGCAGCTCTGCCGTTATGGATGTGTGGCCGAAGGTCATGGATGTCACAGTGTGTGGGATTGAGGAGACCGACTGGGAAGGCCTTCATCACCAACTGAGCTGCATCCGACATGCGGACAGCTCTCAACAGCTCCGAGGCTTGGCTGCCTACTGCAGTTGGGGATAGTCCAATGAAGTGACCGTATTGCTGAAGCCTAGCGTGCAGAATAGGTTGTACCTGCGCTCGGGCCTTCAGCCAGAAACTCAGTTGATCTTCAGACACTCCAACATCTGGAGATGAATGAGTATTAATTGGTGTTGAAATGGTGAAGTTTTTGTGTTGACTTTTCTCTAGCTTACATGGAGAGAATCTTTTACAGGTGTTTGATTTAAaattctctctctaaaaaaaggtacaaatttgaaattttaaattcatggtaagcaaatattttattataatccCAAGTCAAATCGTCAAGAGAAGTAGTCTCACCAGTTGCTACGTGTTTAAAATCTTCATAATGGGAAAACTGCCTGAACACGTCCGCAAGCAGGGTGACGGTACTCTCGGTGGAGGTTGGTGGGAACCAGAGGGCGTAAAGGAGGCCTGGCAGGGCGAAAAGAAAGCTCCGGCTGGCGACACGAACAACCGGAGCATCCCTGGCTAGTGGCCAGTGCATATTATCGACCATGCAAGTGGCCACGATGATGGTGCTGATGGTGTGCAGCATCAGCTTCATCACAAAATTCCCTCTCTTCAATAAGCGGAGGATGTGAGTGTTCTCATACTCCATCAACATCAAGACAGCACCCTCCGCTCGTAC includes:
- the LOC104879924 gene encoding uncharacterized protein LOC104879924, whose protein sequence is MASSSSRQPTSRMSSFLSRMPRPLNIPSGAAGRIQEYPMGTLMEVVRAEGAVLMLMEYENTHILRLLKRGNFVMKLMLHTISTIIVATCMVDNMHWPLARDAPVVRVASRSFLFALPGLLYALWFPPTSTESTVTLLADVFRQFSHYEDFKHVATDVGVSEDQLSFWLKARAQVQPILHARLQQYGHFIGLSPTAVGSQASELLRAVRMSDAAQLVMKAFPVGLLNPTHCDIHDLRPHIHNGRAAANGPESYPTIVVFTNIVEALQFIWVIATDQGHLLRAENRPGGVHPVGFKVWCLNRSGLACLLRVLIYAGELPVRPANHQTGIVERRENGNGTNPGPQPMAGIEMRQTEEGEASTSEHNQ
- the LOC104879946 gene encoding uncharacterized protein LOC104879946 — protein: MPRASLLPPKSSNPNSRAILSFEERCLQFPCGQLIQALRVNIADLMLLEYQDSRVLRFLRRGEFMMKLVKHSFSPIVVAACTVECIHWPLARDAPVFRIGVRSFLMAVPGLLYALRFPRSCPEQRMVFLEVLFMRFCDYADFSHIQSAMGASENDPDFWMRARDQIRSTLDSKLLQSGHFIGLSPTAVGDQSSELLRVCRASGTAQVVMKAILAGILQSTHTDIHEMRADAKNPRRPVDIPEAYPKISVFTNIIEALELAWVTTSGSSHLLREAAGKSATLQPSDFNTWSLNESGVFCLVELLVHTGETLDRNSSNQPRSEPEEGTEINKEGGEDEQMNPEIIFPIISIENGISNSEAHKEYMECSRGIY